In Bacillus sp. Cs-700, one genomic interval encodes:
- a CDS encoding GNAT family N-acetyltransferase gives MEDKDWLEEEFGRMPIAEDIVTYIQAYEGMGCKFRLWFKDEAPVAITAVLDQAPSNQKSWLGTIVVDPVQRRKGVGHDVIQCIVGEKKEVVFAGIPLEQNEWSLFLGKCGFEQYAIEGEGRKYLTFVHPNEH, from the coding sequence ATGGAAGATAAAGATTGGCTTGAAGAAGAATTTGGGCGGATGCCAATCGCAGAAGATATAGTTACCTATATACAAGCTTATGAAGGAATGGGATGTAAATTTAGGCTTTGGTTTAAAGATGAAGCCCCTGTAGCGATTACAGCCGTTCTTGATCAGGCTCCATCAAATCAGAAGTCGTGGTTAGGTACGATCGTTGTCGATCCTGTTCAGCGAAGAAAGGGAGTCGGTCATGACGTTATTCAGTGTATAGTAGGTGAAAAAAAAGAGGTTGTTTTTGCAGGTATTCCGTTAGAGCAGAATGAGTGGAGTTTGTTTTTAGGGAAATGTGGGTTTGAACAATACGCTATTGAAGGTGAAGGAAGAAAGTATTTAACATTTGTACATCCTAATGAACATTAA
- the ftsW gene encoding putative lipid II flippase FtsW, with the protein MIKKLFKHYDYSLIISVLLLCGFGLVMVYSASMVWAVMRHETNSAYFFNRQIIWLAASLIMFLLAMMFPYKAYRKFIVPILGLSVISLLLVKVIGSTTNNAQSWIEIGAFSFQPSEFVKLGLIIYLAAIYSKKQAYISNFVRGAMPPLLVIGLIFALVASQPDLGTAMIIALTSGIVIFCSGMKWSHILGLIIIGGIVFGLAWMSLSPEQASRFTGAYDPFSDPEDSGFHLINSYIAIASGGITGQGFGQSIQKYGFLPEPHTDFIMAIVAEELGLLGVVFVIGLLGYIVFKGFVIGIRCKDTFGSLLAIGISGMIGVQTAVNLGAITGWLPVTGVPLPFISYGGSSLILLMISVGILINVSAFVNIRKEQKSGYVNKDSNVQMEL; encoded by the coding sequence ATGATTAAAAAATTATTTAAGCATTATGATTACTCGCTAATCATTAGTGTGCTACTATTGTGCGGATTTGGGCTTGTGATGGTTTATAGTGCAAGTATGGTTTGGGCTGTTATGCGTCATGAAACAAATAGTGCTTATTTTTTTAATAGGCAAATTATTTGGCTAGCAGCTTCCCTTATTATGTTTTTACTTGCGATGATGTTTCCTTATAAAGCGTATCGGAAGTTTATTGTACCGATCCTTGGATTATCCGTCATCTCGCTTTTGCTTGTGAAAGTAATCGGCTCAACAACGAATAATGCTCAAAGTTGGATCGAAATCGGTGCGTTTAGCTTTCAGCCGTCTGAGTTTGTCAAACTTGGGTTAATTATTTACCTTGCTGCCATTTACTCCAAAAAGCAAGCTTATATTTCTAATTTTGTAAGAGGGGCTATGCCACCACTTCTCGTAATTGGATTAATTTTTGCATTAGTTGCTTCACAGCCGGACTTAGGTACAGCTATGATTATCGCATTAACTTCTGGAATCGTGATTTTCTGCTCTGGAATGAAGTGGAGTCATATTTTGGGCCTTATTATAATCGGTGGCATTGTGTTCGGCTTAGCCTGGATGTCACTATCGCCTGAACAAGCTTCAAGATTTACAGGTGCTTATGATCCTTTTTCAGATCCAGAAGATAGCGGCTTCCATCTTATTAATTCTTATATTGCGATAGCATCAGGTGGCATTACTGGTCAGGGATTTGGACAAAGCATTCAAAAATATGGCTTTCTCCCTGAGCCCCATACCGATTTTATTATGGCGATTGTCGCTGAAGAGTTGGGGCTGTTAGGGGTTGTATTTGTAATTGGATTGCTAGGCTATATCGTCTTTAAAGGGTTTGTTATTGGAATTCGATGTAAGGATACTTTCGGCAGTCTGTTAGCGATTGGGATTTCTGGAATGATTGGTGTTCAGACAGCCGTTAACTTGGGTGCTATTACTGGCTGGTTACCCGTTACAGGTGTTCCGCTTCCATTCATTAGCTATGGAGGTTCATCATTAATTCTACTTATGATATCTGTAGGGATATTAATAAACGTTTCTGCGTTTGTGAATATAAGAAAAGAACAAAAATCAGGATATGTGAACAAGGATAGCAACGTTCAAATGGAGCTTTAG
- a CDS encoding PhoH family protein, with translation MDKVYVLDTNVLLQDPNAIYSFNTNEIVIPAVVLEEVDSKKRYMDEIGRNARQVSRMIDGFRERGKLHESIPLENGGTLRIELNHRSFQYLQDKFVEKTNDNRILAVALNLFLEEGKLKSGRTVILVSKDALVRVKADAMGIQAEDFLTDRVVEFNQIYTGYEERYVDSELLNQFFEKQFIDAKKLKGRPLYPNQYVILKDPVQASSSGIGKVDKNGNKIEKTAMETEYMWGIGPRNVQQRMALDLLVRSDIPLVTLVGKAGTGKTLLAMAAGLMQTEDLNRYKKLFIARPIVPVGKDIGFLPGEKEEKLRPWMQPIYDNLEYLFNVKKTGELEKILSGIGSIQVEALTYIRGRSLPDQYIIIDEAQNLTKHEVKTILTRVGEGSKIVLLGDPQQIDHPYLDEYTNGLTYVVEKFKDQPLSGHVKLEKGERSLLARIAADLL, from the coding sequence TTGGATAAGGTTTACGTCCTAGATACGAACGTGTTACTCCAGGATCCAAATGCGATTTATTCGTTTAATACGAATGAAATTGTCATTCCGGCTGTTGTGTTAGAAGAAGTGGATTCAAAGAAAAGATATATGGATGAAATCGGGAGAAACGCAAGGCAAGTATCGCGCATGATTGATGGCTTTCGAGAAAGAGGAAAGCTCCATGAGTCGATTCCTTTAGAAAATGGGGGAACGCTTCGAATCGAACTCAACCATCGATCATTTCAATACTTACAAGATAAATTTGTAGAGAAAACAAACGATAATCGGATTCTAGCCGTGGCATTAAATTTATTTCTAGAAGAAGGAAAGTTAAAATCAGGACGTACCGTTATTCTTGTGAGTAAGGACGCGTTGGTTCGTGTCAAAGCTGATGCAATGGGAATACAGGCAGAGGATTTTTTAACTGATAGAGTCGTGGAATTTAACCAAATTTACACAGGGTATGAGGAGAGATATGTCGATTCAGAACTGTTGAATCAATTTTTTGAGAAGCAATTTATTGACGCTAAGAAACTAAAGGGAAGGCCGCTCTATCCTAATCAATATGTGATTTTAAAAGACCCTGTACAGGCCTCTTCATCGGGGATTGGTAAAGTCGACAAAAATGGGAACAAAATTGAAAAAACGGCGATGGAAACGGAGTATATGTGGGGGATTGGTCCTCGAAATGTTCAGCAAAGAATGGCATTGGATTTGCTTGTTCGAAGTGACATTCCTCTCGTTACGCTAGTAGGGAAGGCAGGAACAGGTAAAACGTTGCTTGCGATGGCGGCTGGTTTAATGCAAACAGAAGATTTAAATCGATACAAAAAGCTGTTTATAGCAAGACCTATTGTACCAGTTGGAAAAGATATTGGTTTTTTACCTGGTGAGAAAGAAGAGAAGCTTCGCCCCTGGATGCAGCCGATCTATGATAATTTGGAGTACTTATTTAATGTGAAGAAAACGGGTGAGCTTGAAAAGATTCTCTCGGGAATCGGTTCCATTCAAGTAGAAGCACTGACGTATATTCGTGGTAGGAGTTTACCTGATCAGTATATTATCATCGATGAAGCACAGAATTTAACGAAACACGAAGTGAAAACCATTTTAACGAGGGTGGGTGAAGGTAGTAAGATTGTGCTTCTCGGTGATCCGCAGCAAATTGATCATCCCTATCTAGATGAATATACAAATGGACTGACGTATGTTGTAGAAAAATTTAAAGATCAGCCGCTTAGCGGACATGTTAAGCTCGAGAAAGGTGAACGTTCTCTGCTTGCCCGAATTGCAGCTGATCTTCTTTAA
- the typA gene encoding translational GTPase TypA — protein sequence MAIREDIRNIAIIAHVDHGKTTLVDQMLHQSGTFRDNEQVSERAMDSNDLERERGITILAKNTAINYEDKRINIMDTPGHADFGGEVERIMKMVDGVLLVVDAYEGCMPQTRFVLKKALEQKLTPIVVLNKIDRPAARPEEVVDEVVDLFIDLGADEDQLDFPVVYASAINGTASLDPEVQDDNMKVLMNTIIDNIPAPIDNSDEPLQFQITLLDYNDYLGRIGIGRVFRGTMKVGQQVALMKVDGTVKQFRVTKLFGFIGLKRTEIEEAKAGDLVAVSGMEEINVGETVCPYDHQEALPILRIDEPTLQMTFLVNNSPFAGKEGKYITSRKIEERLRAQLETDVSLRVENTDSPDAWVVSGRGELHLSILIENMRREGFELQVSKPEVIVREVDGVASEPVERVQIDVPEDYTGSVMESLGERKGEMVNMVNNGSGQVRLEFMVPARGLIGYSTEFLTQTRGYGIINHTFETYMPLISGRVGGRRAGVLVSMEKGKASEYGIMGVEDRGTIFVAPGTEVYEGMIVGEHTRENDITVNIVKVKQMTNMRSANKDQTVSMKKPRVLTLEEALEYLNDDEYCEVTPDSIRLRKKILDKNEREKNAKKKKTAQ from the coding sequence ATGGCAATAAGAGAAGATATTCGTAACATCGCAATCATTGCCCACGTTGACCACGGTAAAACGACGCTGGTAGACCAAATGCTTCATCAATCAGGTACGTTTCGTGATAACGAGCAAGTAAGCGAACGTGCGATGGATTCGAATGACCTTGAAAGAGAACGCGGGATCACAATCCTTGCTAAAAATACGGCAATTAACTATGAAGACAAACGAATCAACATTATGGATACACCTGGTCATGCTGACTTTGGTGGTGAAGTTGAACGTATCATGAAAATGGTAGACGGTGTTCTTCTAGTTGTTGACGCTTATGAAGGCTGTATGCCACAGACACGTTTCGTGCTGAAGAAAGCTCTTGAGCAGAAGCTTACACCAATTGTAGTTCTTAACAAAATTGACCGTCCTGCAGCACGTCCTGAAGAAGTTGTGGATGAAGTTGTTGATTTATTTATTGATCTTGGCGCGGATGAAGATCAGCTTGACTTCCCTGTTGTCTATGCCTCTGCAATTAACGGAACAGCTAGTCTTGATCCTGAAGTGCAAGATGACAATATGAAAGTTCTTATGAACACAATTATTGATAACATCCCAGCACCAATTGACAACAGTGACGAGCCACTTCAATTCCAGATCACACTTCTTGACTACAACGATTACTTAGGAAGAATTGGTATCGGACGTGTGTTCAGAGGAACAATGAAAGTCGGCCAGCAAGTTGCATTGATGAAGGTTGATGGAACAGTTAAACAGTTTAGAGTAACAAAGCTCTTTGGTTTCATTGGCTTGAAACGTACAGAGATTGAAGAAGCAAAAGCTGGAGACCTCGTTGCAGTATCTGGTATGGAAGAAATCAACGTTGGTGAAACAGTTTGCCCATACGATCATCAGGAAGCACTGCCTATCCTACGTATTGATGAGCCAACGCTTCAAATGACGTTCCTTGTAAATAACAGTCCTTTTGCTGGTAAAGAAGGTAAGTACATTACAAGTCGTAAAATTGAAGAACGTCTTAGAGCACAGCTTGAAACAGACGTAAGTCTTCGCGTTGAGAACACAGATTCTCCAGATGCATGGGTTGTATCAGGACGTGGTGAGCTTCACCTTTCAATTCTGATCGAGAACATGCGTCGTGAAGGATTTGAGCTTCAAGTTTCAAAACCTGAAGTTATCGTACGTGAAGTAGACGGTGTTGCAAGTGAGCCTGTTGAACGTGTTCAAATTGACGTGCCTGAAGACTACACTGGTTCTGTAATGGAATCACTTGGTGAGCGTAAAGGTGAAATGGTTAACATGGTGAACAACGGTTCAGGTCAAGTTCGTCTTGAATTTATGGTGCCTGCACGTGGTTTGATTGGTTACTCAACTGAGTTCCTTACACAAACACGCGGTTATGGTATTATCAACCACACATTTGAAACGTATATGCCTCTTATTAGCGGTCGTGTAGGTGGACGCCGTGCTGGTGTACTTGTTTCCATGGAAAAAGGAAAAGCATCAGAATATGGTATTATGGGTGTAGAAGACCGCGGTACAATTTTCGTAGCTCCAGGTACTGAAGTTTACGAGGGAATGATCGTTGGGGAACACACTCGTGAGAATGACATCACAGTTAACATCGTTAAAGTGAAACAGATGACAAACATGCGTTCTGCCAACAAGGACCAAACGGTTTCTATGAAGAAGCCTCGCGTTCTAACGCTTGAAGAAGCACTTGAGTATTTGAACGATGATGAGTATTGCGAAGTAACACCTGATTCGATTCGTCTTCGTAAGAAAATCCTTGATAAGAACGAACGTGAAAAGAACGCTAAAAAGAAAAAAACAGCCCAATAA
- a CDS encoding peptidyl-prolyl cis-trans isomerase, translated as METILPIKGKVNYAITLDASVWIFDDRKIELEEFLKFDDSIKKNENDYIRAQAERWERERTGIKPPVNKSIKRFEKERVLTGSFVIPLKPFLSNAEPDGEKVQLESRDGNQHVLTMEEAMNGFLRFSKDGKPLREDGPTHFYFGDGSNASDPLKNILGITVI; from the coding sequence ATGGAAACGATTCTACCCATCAAGGGGAAAGTCAATTATGCCATTACCTTAGATGCAAGCGTATGGATTTTTGATGATCGCAAGATTGAACTAGAAGAATTTCTGAAATTTGACGATTCAATTAAAAAGAATGAGAACGATTACATCCGAGCTCAAGCAGAGCGGTGGGAAAGAGAACGTACGGGGATCAAACCTCCCGTTAACAAAAGCATTAAACGTTTTGAGAAAGAACGCGTTTTAACCGGAAGCTTTGTTATTCCTTTAAAACCATTCCTCTCAAATGCAGAGCCCGATGGTGAAAAGGTTCAGCTTGAATCGCGTGATGGTAACCAGCATGTTTTAACAATGGAAGAAGCGATGAACGGCTTTCTTCGCTTTTCAAAAGACGGAAAGCCGCTCAGGGAAGATGGACCTACCCACTTCTATTTTGGTGATGGATCTAATGCTTCAGACCCCCTTAAGAATATTTTAGGTATTACCGTCATTTAA
- a CDS encoding site-2 protease family protein yields the protein MNDLLMVLLIIAPISLLFHEAGHTLAANIFTSSSVNLHLGIGPRVLTLRHSRGEVAVNAFYFAGGMTISAQPEKAYAKVAIAIAGPLVNLMIAALTLLFPFHPSITIWVLFFNLWLGITNLIPFKLLGKESDGWTIVKAIIKKT from the coding sequence ATGAATGATTTGCTTATGGTGCTCCTGATCATTGCTCCAATCAGTTTGTTATTTCATGAAGCAGGTCATACACTGGCAGCAAACATTTTCACATCCTCCAGTGTAAACCTTCATCTTGGGATCGGACCAAGAGTATTGACATTGAGGCATTCTAGAGGAGAAGTAGCCGTTAACGCCTTCTATTTTGCAGGAGGAATGACCATCAGCGCACAACCTGAAAAAGCCTATGCAAAAGTAGCAATCGCCATAGCAGGTCCACTCGTTAACCTCATGATCGCCGCACTTACACTTCTTTTTCCGTTCCATCCATCTATCACAATCTGGGTTTTATTCTTTAACCTCTGGCTAGGCATAACCAACCTGATCCCTTTCAAACTGCTAGGAAAAGAATCAGACGGATGGACCATAGTAAAAGCGATTATCAAAAAAACTTAA
- a CDS encoding DUF5325 family protein, translated as MNKHQFLLLLMAILAVASMCAIGISIAEQSWIGGLLSFIGVGFFMGMGFRIKRKAEQ; from the coding sequence ATGAACAAGCATCAATTCCTTTTACTCTTAATGGCCATTCTGGCGGTTGCAAGCATGTGTGCAATCGGTATTTCTATAGCTGAACAAAGCTGGATCGGCGGACTTCTTTCATTTATTGGAGTAGGTTTCTTTATGGGAATGGGTTTTCGAATTAAACGTAAAGCTGAACAATAA
- a CDS encoding YlaH-like family protein, which produces MNTEPTIQSEDLSFFAKLVGIEDNMTMGFYLLYAIIVILCIVVYRLGFAKKLPILKNVIVYAVLVIGCFPLTFFGIGLPVAEGLVASAVVLIIYKMRLNQSKKKEA; this is translated from the coding sequence ATGAATACAGAACCTACTATACAATCTGAAGATTTATCTTTTTTTGCTAAGTTGGTTGGCATTGAAGACAATATGACGATGGGATTTTATTTGCTATATGCGATTATTGTTATCCTATGTATTGTTGTTTATCGTCTTGGCTTTGCCAAAAAACTACCGATCCTCAAAAACGTCATCGTATACGCTGTTCTTGTTATTGGGTGTTTTCCGCTAACCTTTTTTGGAATAGGATTGCCTGTTGCTGAAGGATTAGTGGCTTCTGCTGTCGTATTAATTATTTATAAGATGCGACTTAACCAGTCGAAGAAAAAAGAAGCCTAG
- a CDS encoding inositol monophosphatase family protein, whose protein sequence is MTQQTNWNRVYDDTIKWIKEAGEEIMSSFTTSFNIESKSNPNDLVTDIDKQTEKFFIQKIKGTYPNHRIMGEEGFGDKIDDLDGVIWFLDPIDGTMNFVHQQTNFAISIGIYEDGVGKLAFIYDVTKDELYHCKKGSGLYLNDKQVKPLQSTNLSESLLAINATWVTENHRIDPRTFSPLLKKIRGTRSYGSAAIEMAFVAAGRLDGYVSLRLAPWDFAAGKMLIEEAGGICTTVDNKEIDLLDKNTIFVGTSLFHSQVQKEYIQPALDQNFYLRTPSTK, encoded by the coding sequence ATGATGATACCATTAAATGGATTAAAGAAGCGGGAGAAGAAATCATGTCTTCCTTTACAACATCTTTTAACATTGAGTCAAAGAGCAATCCGAACGATCTCGTTACGGACATTGATAAGCAAACTGAGAAATTTTTTATTCAGAAAATAAAAGGTACATATCCAAATCATCGCATAATGGGAGAAGAAGGATTTGGAGATAAAATAGATGATTTAGATGGGGTTATTTGGTTTCTTGATCCGATTGATGGAACGATGAATTTTGTTCATCAACAAACCAATTTCGCGATATCGATCGGGATATACGAAGATGGAGTAGGGAAACTGGCGTTTATTTATGATGTAACAAAAGACGAGCTATATCATTGTAAAAAAGGTTCAGGTCTATACCTTAATGATAAACAAGTAAAACCGTTGCAGTCGACAAATCTTTCAGAATCCTTATTAGCTATCAATGCAACGTGGGTCACGGAGAATCATCGTATCGATCCGCGCACCTTCTCACCTCTTCTTAAAAAAATAAGAGGCACCCGGTCTTATGGTAGTGCTGCAATTGAGATGGCTTTCGTAGCAGCGGGGCGTCTTGATGGGTATGTCTCCTTACGGCTCGCCCCCTGGGATTTTGCTGCTGGTAAAATGTTAATTGAGGAAGCGGGAGGCATTTGTACTACAGTGGATAATAAGGAAATTGATTTGTTAGATAAAAACACCATCTTTGTCGGTACTTCACTGTTTCATTCACAGGTTCAAAAAGAGTACATCCAACCAGCGCTTGATCAAAATTTCTATTTAAGAACTCCTTCAACAAAATGA
- a CDS encoding YlaN family protein, with translation MSTGMATGHREKAYELLKADAHKILKLIEVQMENLTMPQCPLYEEVLDTQMFGLSREIDFAVRLGLVNEEDGKELLESLERQLSALHEASMRK, from the coding sequence TTGTCAACTGGTATGGCAACAGGACATCGTGAAAAAGCATACGAGCTGTTAAAGGCCGATGCTCATAAGATCCTAAAACTTATCGAAGTTCAAATGGAGAATTTAACGATGCCTCAGTGTCCTCTGTATGAAGAGGTTCTTGATACGCAAATGTTTGGTTTATCTCGCGAAATTGACTTCGCGGTTCGTCTTGGATTAGTTAATGAAGAGGATGGGAAGGAATTGCTTGAATCACTCGAGCGCCAGCTTTCAGCTCTTCACGAAGCTAGTATGAGGAAATAA
- the glsA gene encoding glutaminase A — protein MRCRTEEELVELVRRSKPYTKDGKVADYIPALAKAEPDKLAIAIYSKEDGCLSAGDVGETFTLQSISKVLTLALAIMDAGEEHVFSRVGMEPTGDPFNSIAKLETMVPSKPLNPMINAGALVVTNMIHGNSVEEKVGRILQLIHDMTNNSSIGINMEVADSEYKSANLNRALSYFMKQHGIIDNDVEMLLEAYTKQCAIEVNCKDLARIGMVLANEGRDPETERRIIPRYIARIVKTFMVTCGMYNASGEFAINVAIPAKSGVSGGILSLVPNEMGIGVYSPPLDAKGNSIAGNKLLENLSSQYGLSIF, from the coding sequence ATGAGATGTCGTACAGAAGAAGAACTAGTAGAACTAGTCAGACGAAGTAAACCTTATACAAAGGATGGGAAAGTAGCGGACTATATCCCAGCTCTTGCAAAAGCAGAGCCCGATAAACTTGCGATTGCCATTTATTCTAAAGAAGATGGTTGCTTATCTGCCGGGGATGTTGGTGAGACGTTTACATTACAAAGTATCTCTAAAGTTCTTACGTTAGCTCTTGCCATCATGGATGCAGGAGAAGAGCACGTTTTCTCAAGAGTAGGGATGGAACCGACTGGAGATCCGTTTAATTCAATTGCGAAGCTTGAGACAATGGTGCCCTCAAAACCTCTTAACCCAATGATAAATGCCGGAGCTTTGGTTGTAACAAATATGATTCATGGTAATTCAGTGGAAGAAAAAGTTGGACGGATTTTACAGCTCATACATGACATGACGAATAACTCGAGTATCGGAATAAATATGGAAGTAGCTGATTCAGAATATAAGTCGGCCAATCTTAATCGAGCATTAAGTTACTTTATGAAACAACATGGCATTATTGACAATGACGTTGAAATGCTTCTTGAAGCCTACACAAAACAGTGTGCTATTGAAGTGAATTGTAAGGACCTTGCTAGGATCGGGATGGTTCTTGCAAATGAAGGTAGGGATCCTGAAACAGAACGGAGAATTATCCCTAGATACATTGCGAGAATTGTAAAAACATTTATGGTAACGTGTGGGATGTACAATGCTTCAGGTGAATTTGCCATTAATGTAGCGATACCTGCGAAAAGCGGCGTTTCGGGTGGGATTTTAAGTCTTGTACCAAATGAAATGGGAATTGGAGTCTACAGTCCGCCACTTGATGCGAAAGGAAATAGTATTGCAGGTAATAAGCTCCTTGAGAATTTATCTTCCCAGTATGGACTAAGTATTTTTTAA
- a CDS encoding pyridoxamine 5'-phosphate oxidase family protein codes for MPNKVDVTLSNDLLTLLKREQYVLLSTIDHETAGPNVSAISWLYAVDQQSIVFAVDQKSRIVSNIKANDQISITLIGNESTYAITGRALLMEERMENVPLKLTKFKLDIKEVRDIMFYGAKMSVEPAYEKIYDPEAAAKLDRSVMAQLKKETNR; via the coding sequence ATGCCTAATAAAGTAGACGTTACTCTTTCAAATGATCTTTTAACACTTCTTAAAAGAGAGCAGTATGTTCTTCTTTCAACAATTGATCATGAAACAGCCGGGCCAAATGTAAGTGCCATTTCATGGCTTTATGCGGTTGATCAGCAGTCAATTGTATTTGCTGTTGATCAAAAGTCGCGAATCGTCTCTAATATCAAGGCGAATGATCAGATCTCAATCACGCTAATAGGAAATGAAAGTACTTATGCCATTACGGGAAGAGCTCTTTTAATGGAAGAGAGGATGGAAAACGTTCCGCTGAAGCTTACGAAGTTTAAGCTGGATATTAAGGAAGTACGTGATATTATGTTTTATGGAGCAAAAATGTCGGTAGAGCCTGCATATGAAAAAATCTACGATCCAGAAGCAGCGGCTAAGTTAGACCGCTCAGTGATGGCGCAGCTCAAAAAAGAAACGAACCGCTAA
- a CDS encoding YhcN/YlaJ family sporulation lipoprotein — protein sequence MYKIQWIIALFLLAACQANDEPIVEEKEQTERIQYVKQSVRTPENQDMSATEIAEHLVTVAKQVPDVNDATAVVTGKYAVVGIDVNQKLDRSRVSSIKYTVAEALQKDPYGANAVITADADTTYRLKQMATEIKRGHPVGGIMEELADIVGRLMPEVPSKSNKSEPEPVRSNDKQLPKSKENELKQQQKEQDLDR from the coding sequence ATGTATAAAATTCAATGGATTATCGCTCTCTTTCTTCTTGCAGCCTGTCAGGCAAATGATGAACCTATCGTAGAAGAAAAGGAGCAGACCGAGCGCATACAATACGTAAAGCAGTCGGTGCGCACACCTGAAAACCAAGATATGTCAGCGACAGAGATTGCAGAACATCTTGTCACTGTTGCCAAACAAGTTCCTGATGTAAATGACGCAACCGCAGTTGTTACTGGAAAATATGCAGTAGTGGGAATTGATGTAAACCAAAAGCTCGATCGTTCTCGCGTTAGTTCAATTAAATATACGGTAGCAGAAGCACTTCAAAAAGATCCATACGGTGCAAATGCCGTCATTACTGCAGATGCAGATACAACTTATCGATTAAAACAAATGGCAACTGAAATCAAACGAGGGCACCCTGTAGGTGGCATAATGGAGGAACTAGCAGATATTGTTGGCAGGTTAATGCCTGAAGTTCCTAGCAAATCCAATAAATCCGAACCAGAGCCGGTTCGCTCGAACGATAAACAGTTACCTAAGTCAAAAGAAAACGAATTAAAACAACAGCAAAAAGAACAGGATCTAGACAGGTAA
- a CDS encoding YlaI family protein — protein sequence MRVKCVLCDKIEKIESGSPLAKKLRNRPIHTYMCDTCNDRIESRTKERKDTGNFKLFHQDETNDEW from the coding sequence ATGCGTGTAAAATGTGTATTATGTGATAAAATTGAAAAAATTGAAAGCGGTAGTCCGCTAGCTAAAAAACTTCGCAATCGACCGATCCACACTTATATGTGTGACACCTGCAATGATCGAATTGAAAGTCGCACAAAAGAACGTAAAGATACAGGAAATTTCAAACTGTTTCATCAGGATGAAACAAATGATGAGTGGTAA